A DNA window from Arachis hypogaea cultivar Tifrunner chromosome 18, arahy.Tifrunner.gnm2.J5K5, whole genome shotgun sequence contains the following coding sequences:
- the LOC112771014 gene encoding methylthioribose-1-phosphate isomerase, whose translation MASCGSNGVESPNTLQSICYNRGSLQLLDQRKLPLETIFLDIKDSTDGWNAIRDMVVRGAPAIAIAAALSLAVEVSNLGSFNGSPGDAASLLQSKLEYLVSSRPTAVNLSDAATKLKEVISKAAATSSEARSVFQAYIEAAEIMLEDDVASNKAIGSYGAKFMQQQMEKQKLSVLTHCNTGSLATAGYGTALGVIRALHSGGVLERAYCTETRPFNQGARLTAYELVHDKIPATLIADSAAAALMRAGRVDAVVVGADRVASNGDTANKIGTYSVALCAKFHNVPFYVAAPLTSIDLSLSSGEEIVIEERSPKELLNTRGGLGEQVAASGISVWNPAFDVTPAGLIHGIITEKGVITKMSSADAFDIKAFIQKTG comes from the exons ATGGCGTCTTGTGGTTCCAACGGAGTTGAATCCCCAAACACGCTCCAATCCATATGTTACAACCGCGGTTCCCTTCAGCTTCTCGATCAG AGGAAGCTACCTCTGGAAACAATTTTTTTGGACATAAAGGATTCTACTGATGGCTG GAATGCCATACGGGATATGGTGGTCCGGGGAGCACCTGCTATTGCCATTGCAGCCGCACTCTCTCTGGCTGTTGAGGTGTCTAATCTAGGTTCTTTTAATGGGTCGCCTGGTGATGCTGCTTCCTTGTTGCAAAGCAAGTTAGAATATCTTGTCTCAAG TCGGCCAACTGCAGTAAACTTATCAGATGCTGCAACAAAGCTAAAAGAAGTCATATCTAAGGCTGCTGCTACCAGTTCAGAGGCCAGGAGTGTTTTCCAG GCATATATAGAAGCAGCGGAAATTATGCTTGAGGATGATGTTGCCTCGAACAAAGCAATTGGTTCATATGGAGCAAAGTTCATGCAACAGCAAATGGAGAAACAGAAACTTTCTGTCTTGACCCATTGCAACACTGGAAG TCTAGCCACAGCTGGATATGGTACTGCTCTGGGTGTAATTCGCGCACTTCACAGTGGAGGAGTTTTAGAAAGGGCTTATTGCACTGAAACCCGGCCATTTAATCAA GGTGCTAGACTTACTGCCTATGAGTTAGTGCATGATAAAATACCAGCTACTCTTATAGCAGATTCTGCTGCTGCTGCCTTAATGAGAGCCGGACGCGTGGATGCTGTTGTTGTTGGGGCCGATCGTGTTGCATCAAATG GTGACACAGCCAACAAAATTGGGACCTATAGCGTTGCCTTGTGTGCCAAGTTTCACAATGTACCTTTTTATGTGGCTGCACCGCTGACTTCGATTGATCTGTCACTTTCTTCCGGAGAAGAAATTGTCATCGAGGAGAGATCTCCGAAGGAGTTGTTGAACACACGAGGAGGacttggagagcaagttgctgcCTCAGGAATTTCGGTATGGAATCCGGCTTTCGATGTTACACCTGCTGGTCTAATACATGGAATCATAACTGAGAAG GGTGTCATTACAAAGATGTCTTCGGCTGATGCTTTTGACATAAAAGCATTCATACAGAAAACAGGTTAG